The nucleotide sequence CATGACTGACTTGACGGTGACAAACCTACAGATGGAGGACGGCCCCCATCTGTTATTTGAAGTTAAAAAAATTGACCAGCAAAAACGTATTTCCAGAGAAAACTTACAAAATGCACAACATTATGCAGCACGTGAGTTAATCAGGGGTTTAGCACACGAAATTAAAAACCCTTTAGGGGGCATTCGTGGTGCAGCGCAATTGTTAGAGAAAGAACTCAGCGAGGAACATAAAGAGTTTACTCGCATGATTATAGAACAGTCGGATCGGTTACGAAATTTGGTAGATAGGCTGTTAGGGCCTAATTCTTTACCTCGTTTCGAAGAGTGTAATGTGCATCAGTCGTTGGAAAAAGTGCGATCACTCATGCGTGTAGACTCCGACACACCGATTACTATTATTCGAGATTACGACCCAAGTATTCCCAATCTGCGCATCGACCCAGATATGATTCAGCAAGCCGTGCTGAATATTGTACGCAATAGTGTTCAGGCACTCACAGAGCACAAAACACCCAACCCGCAAATTAGGTTGGTAACCCGAATTGAAAGGCAGATGACCATTCAAACAAAACGTCATGCCTTAGTTGCGAAACTGCGTATTGTAGATAACGGGCCTGGGATCCCAACAGAAATTAAAGACACCCTGTTTTATCCCATGGTGAGCAGTAAACAAAATGGCAGCGGGCTTGGGCTTTCCATTTCTCAAACACTAATTAATCACCATGGCGGCAAGATAGATGTAGAAAGCCACCCTGGTCACACTGAATTTGTAATTTATATACCGATAGAGCGTAAGGAGATAGGCAATGACGAATGAATCTGTATGGATTGTCGATGATGACAGTTCAATTCGTTGGGTGCTTCAAAAAGCCTTACAGGCAGCAAATATTGGGTGCTTGAGCTTTGAAAACCCACAAGACCTCTTGCTACAGCTTCAAAGTGGTCAAGCGCCGGAAGTGATCATATCTGACATACGTATGCCACAAATGGACGGCATGACCTTGTTGAATGAAGTGCACGTGTCACACCCCATGTTGCCGGTCATTATCATGACCGCCCACTCTGATTTAGACAGCGCGGTTAATGCCTACCAAAAAGGGGCATTTGAGTACTTGCCTAAGCCTTTTGATATTGATGAAGCAGTAACTCTTACCCAGCGAGCCCTCGCCCATGCAAGAGAACAATCTAGAACTCAGCAAGCCGTGCCTGATGAATCGCAAACTGAAATTATTGGTGAAGCGCCAGCCATGCAGGAGGTGTTTCGCGCAATAGGTAGATTATCTCGCTCTTCCATTAGTGTCTTAATTAACGGCCAGTCTGGAACCGGTAAAGAGCTGGTCGCTCACGCATTGCACCGCCATAGCCCACGTTCAAGCAACCCTTTTATTGCGCTTAACATGGCCGCTATTCCTGCTGATTTAGTAGAGTCTGAGTTATTTGGTCATGAAAAGGGCGCGTTTACGGGCGCACAAACTACCCGCCAAGGCCGCTTTGAACAAGCTGATGGTGGCACCCTGTTTCTCGATGAAATCGGTGATATGCCTTTAGATGTGCAAACGCGATTGCTTCGGGTACTGGCCGACGGACAATTTTACCGCGTAGGTGGCCATCAGTCAGTGTCAGTGGACGTGCGCATTATTGCTGCCACCCACCAAAACCTTGAACAACGTGTCGCCGAAGGCAAGTTTAGGGAAGATCTCTTCCACCGCCTCAATGTTATTCGCGTGCACTTACCCTCATTATCAGAAAG is from Alteromonas australica and encodes:
- the glnL gene encoding nitrogen regulation protein NR(II), which codes for MQSTELETQLLLNSLNTALVMVDEQLNIAFANHAGEALFETGKKQLIGHPLSDFFMPGSIETTRLRAAMRRGEDFTENEMRLTFRDGRNVMTDLTVTNLQMEDGPHLLFEVKKIDQQKRISRENLQNAQHYAARELIRGLAHEIKNPLGGIRGAAQLLEKELSEEHKEFTRMIIEQSDRLRNLVDRLLGPNSLPRFEECNVHQSLEKVRSLMRVDSDTPITIIRDYDPSIPNLRIDPDMIQQAVLNIVRNSVQALTEHKTPNPQIRLVTRIERQMTIQTKRHALVAKLRIVDNGPGIPTEIKDTLFYPMVSSKQNGSGLGLSISQTLINHHGGKIDVESHPGHTEFVIYIPIERKEIGNDE
- the glnG gene encoding nitrogen regulation protein NR(I), coding for MTNESVWIVDDDSSIRWVLQKALQAANIGCLSFENPQDLLLQLQSGQAPEVIISDIRMPQMDGMTLLNEVHVSHPMLPVIIMTAHSDLDSAVNAYQKGAFEYLPKPFDIDEAVTLTQRALAHAREQSRTQQAVPDESQTEIIGEAPAMQEVFRAIGRLSRSSISVLINGQSGTGKELVAHALHRHSPRSSNPFIALNMAAIPADLVESELFGHEKGAFTGAQTTRQGRFEQADGGTLFLDEIGDMPLDVQTRLLRVLADGQFYRVGGHQSVSVDVRIIAATHQNLEQRVAEGKFREDLFHRLNVIRVHLPSLSERREDIPLLARHFLRRAAKELDVEAKSLSKDAEKLMAQLPWPGNVRQLENVCRWLTVMASGQEVLPSDLPPEIHSESSIEKASSAAGDWPELLASWTDKQLKDGHYNILNDAMLTFEKIMLERALQHTHGHKQDAAKRLGWGRNTLTRKLKELGIS